TTGGCTGAAACGGTCGATCATCGTATTTTCTGGCACTGCTTTGAGGATGAGGCGATGACTGGTTTCGGCATCTTCGAGGACGGTAAGTTAGTGTCACTTGCAGCGGTTCAGGCTGAAGATGACCGTGTTTGGGAAATCGGTGTTGATACTGCGCCGGAAGCTAAAGGACGTGGGTTGGGGCGTGCCGTGGTCAGTGCAGCTGGACGTTGGATACTGGAAAATAATCGGTTCGTCTTTGCTTCAACTGCCCCTTGGAATGTCCGCTCTGCTCGCACACTTAGATCGGTGGGGTTGCAATTTATTATGTCGGTGATGATAGGAACCCCCGGACCGTTTTATGCAGCGCCGCAGCCGCTCGGCACTCCATATCCCGGCGCCGAGGTGTATAACTACTATCCCGACTGGGCTATCAATAAAGAGATCAAACCACCGCTAAGAGATTAATCAACCGTTGGCACGAGTTGGCGAGGATATTGAGTTCATTTGTTCATTACAGGACTTACGCAAATTTAGCACACGAGAGGTAGATTTTTTATTTTTAACCCCCTAAATCCCCCTTGTCAGGGGGACTTTGGAAAATCAGGGGGACTTATGAGCCCGCTGCGTAAGTCCTAAGTTCTAAATTAGCATCACTGGTTAATCAGCGCAAGGGCTGTAGGTGCGCGTCTTTAGATAAGGAGAAGGGTTGCTTCAACCCGTTGGCCGGCTGTGGAGGTGTTTAGGAAGGCGTGTCTTCAGATAAGGGTCGGGATTTGTCTTGACTTCACGCAAGAGGGTATGGATATATGCCTGAATGCGAAAGAGTCGGCAGTTAGAATTTCCCAGCAATCCCCGGTCCAGGTTTCCTACTTCGTCCCAGAATTCTCCAAGTAGCGGTCGATCCAGCGCGGGATAAGGCATTTCGGAATCCCGTTCAAGCAACTCATGCCAATAGAGGACTTCCACGAAGTGAACATACGTCGAAGTGTTGTAGTCAACACCGAGCATGAGCAGTTTTCCGTCGGCTTTATAAGCCTTCTGCATTGGGGAGTGTGTGCCGTAAGTTTTCCCCCACGGCTCATGGTCCCACGGTGATTTGTATCCCTCACGGCTGAGGTGGGTGCTCACAAACGCTTTCGCATTTTTCCCCCGTGCAGCGACCGAGTGGGAGTAGTGGTCGGAGCGGTAGGTGTTGGGCATCTGGCGGAAAAACTCGGTGAGCCATCCGACAGTGGACGGTGTCTTTTTGATGTTCCATGTGCTCACCCGCAACTCTCTTCCATCGAGGAGATTGAACGAGGGCATCAAGATGAGTCCCTCTGGTCCAACGGCATTCTCAAGCGCGCTGACCACAGTTCCTGCCCCACCCTCGACAGGTCCAAGACTTTTAAAGGAGGAGTGAATAAAGAGCGTATCCCCGAATTCAACGCCCAGGTTTTTCAGGTCATGTGTAAGTGTTTCACGTGTGTGTGGTGTTTTCATGGTAGCCTTATAATAACTGATCAGATTGGAAATATCTATGGGAATTTACGAACAATTTGGAGTTACACCGATTATTAATGCCTCCGGAGCGGTGACTCGTCTCGGCGGTGCACCGATGCCCGATGAGGTGTTGAATGCGTTTAATAAAGCTGCCCGTGTGTCGGTGCCGCTTGAACAACTTCAGGCAGCTGCCTCCAGAGTTATTGCGGACGCGACTGGAACGGAAGCCGGTTTGGTTTCCGCCGGCGCTGCGTCCGCCCTGACTTTGGGCAGCGCTGCAATCTTGACAGGCTACGACTTGGAACGAATGGAGCAGCTGCCGCACTGCGACGGATTTCCCAACGAGTTTATCGTTGCCCGCGAGCAGCGGAGCGGGTACTTGTTGAGGTCGGCTTCAACGAAATCGTCGCAAATGCAGGCGTGCGTCGAACTG
The sequence above is drawn from the Candidatus Poribacteria bacterium genome and encodes:
- a CDS encoding GNAT family N-acetyltransferase, with amino-acid sequence MNASNLIEELRPWLDEKIGAKLDLLGSEPIPVVKTEEGASSPLFAARVGERGLVTTERKWLEQLKPIVANLSLDELFSTFGGYELARVLLPDGCGVWGPSWFYVGDENCFRDAGDDRPVQLSAEELAETVDHRIFWHCFEDEAMTGFGIFEDGKLVSLAAVQAEDDRVWEIGVDTAPEAKGRGLGRAVVSAAGRWILENNRFVFASTAPWNVRSARTLRSVGLQFIMSVMIGTPGPFYAAPQPLGTPYPGAEVYNYYPDWAINKEIKPPLRD
- a CDS encoding AAC(3) family N-acetyltransferase, which gives rise to MKTPHTRETLTHDLKNLGVEFGDTLFIHSSFKSLGPVEGGAGTVVSALENAVGPEGLILMPSFNLLDGRELRVSTWNIKKTPSTVGWLTEFFRQMPNTYRSDHYSHSVAARGKNAKAFVSTHLSREGYKSPWDHEPWGKTYGTHSPMQKAYKADGKLLMLGVDYNTSTYVHFVEVLYWHELLERDSEMPYPALDRPLLGEFWDEVGNLDRGLLGNSNCRLFRIQAYIHTLLREVKTNPDPYLKTRLPKHLHSRPTG